A region of Candidatus Defluviilinea gracilis DNA encodes the following proteins:
- a CDS encoding hydantoinase B/oxoprolinase family protein: MIDSILLEVLWKRLLSIVNEQAAALIHSSFTTLVREAGDLSAGVFDAQGRMLAQAVTGTPGHINTMANCVRDHVVKQFPIETLQPGDTIITNDPWAASGHLFDQTIVSPVFYKGKGIGWFASTCHAMDIGGLTMGGDATELFEEGLFIPLMKLFKAGEPNKDLFDIIRANVRVPDEVIGDIYAQQAGNMVGSRKLIEMMDEYKLESLAELSELILDRTEKGLRDAIEKIPNGIYQSAVTIDGFDDPVTIHCKVTVNDRDIVVDFDGTSPQIRRGINVVMNYTHAYSTYTLMCAVAPDIPNNEGAFRPIRVIAPEGSILNCRRPAPVSARHLIGHFVSQPILHALSNPIPIHVIADGSAGLWNTMFEGELKDSHDVFAYIYFSAGGMGARPYRDGLSATAFPSGITGVPAEVIESVAPIRMHKRELLADTGGAGKFRGGLGQEMILEVLTGKPATHSCMYDRTKFSARGFHGGLDGTPGEVIRSDGYRPHPKSRYTLQPGQTVTLRLPGGGGFYSPLERDPASVLEDVKQGYVSLDAAREKYGVVIVEGKVDEEGTKEERRKRM, from the coding sequence ATGATTGATTCAATTTTGCTCGAAGTGTTATGGAAGCGATTGCTTTCCATCGTCAACGAACAGGCGGCGGCGTTGATCCATTCGTCGTTCACCACGTTGGTGCGCGAAGCGGGCGATCTTTCGGCGGGCGTGTTCGACGCGCAAGGACGCATGCTCGCGCAAGCGGTGACGGGCACGCCTGGGCACATCAACACGATGGCGAATTGCGTGCGCGATCACGTGGTGAAGCAATTTCCAATTGAAACACTTCAGCCTGGCGACACGATCATCACGAATGATCCGTGGGCGGCGTCGGGACATTTGTTCGACCAGACGATTGTCTCGCCTGTGTTTTACAAAGGCAAAGGCATCGGCTGGTTTGCCAGCACGTGTCACGCCATGGACATCGGCGGCTTGACGATGGGCGGTGACGCGACGGAATTATTCGAAGAGGGTTTGTTCATCCCGTTGATGAAGTTGTTCAAAGCGGGCGAGCCCAACAAAGATCTGTTCGACATCATCCGCGCCAACGTGCGCGTGCCAGATGAAGTGATCGGAGATATTTATGCCCAGCAAGCGGGCAACATGGTGGGGAGCCGCAAGTTGATCGAGATGATGGACGAATACAAACTCGAATCGCTTGCCGAACTTTCAGAGTTGATTCTGGATCGCACCGAAAAAGGATTGCGCGACGCGATCGAAAAAATTCCGAACGGCATCTACCAAAGCGCGGTGACGATTGACGGCTTCGACGATCCCGTGACGATTCACTGCAAGGTCACAGTCAACGACCGCGATATCGTCGTGGATTTCGACGGCACGTCGCCGCAGATTCGGCGCGGCATCAATGTGGTGATGAATTACACGCACGCCTATTCCACCTACACGTTGATGTGCGCGGTCGCGCCCGATATTCCGAACAACGAAGGCGCGTTTCGTCCGATTCGAGTCATCGCGCCCGAAGGTTCGATCCTCAATTGCCGCCGACCCGCGCCCGTGAGCGCGCGTCATCTCATTGGGCATTTCGTCTCACAGCCGATCCTGCACGCGCTTTCGAATCCGATTCCAATTCATGTGATTGCCGATGGTTCAGCAGGTTTATGGAACACGATGTTCGAGGGCGAGTTAAAAGATTCGCACGACGTGTTCGCCTACATTTATTTTTCGGCGGGCGGCATGGGCGCGCGTCCGTATCGCGACGGGTTGTCTGCCACCGCCTTTCCCAGCGGCATCACCGGCGTGCCTGCCGAGGTGATCGAGTCGGTCGCGCCGATTCGCATGCATAAACGCGAACTGCTCGCCGACACCGGCGGCGCGGGAAAATTTCGCGGCGGCTTGGGGCAGGAAATGATCCTCGAAGTGTTGACCGGCAAACCCGCGACTCATTCGTGCATGTATGATCGCACGAAGTTTTCCGCGCGAGGTTTCCATGGCGGGCTGGATGGCACACCGGGCGAAGTGATTCGTTCGGACGGCTATCGCCCGCATCCGAAGAGTCGCTACACCCTCCAGCCGGGTCAAACCGTGACGTTACGTCTGCCCGGCGGTGGCGGCTTTTATTCGCCCCTCGAGCGCGATCCCGCCTCCGTGCTGGAGGATGTGAAGCAGGGATATGTCTCTCTCGATGCCGCGCGAGAAAAATATGGCGTGGTGATCGTGGAGGGGAAGGTGGATGAGGAGGGGACGAAAGAGGAAAGAAGAAAGAGGATGTGA
- a CDS encoding FAD-binding oxidoreductase, whose product MTNSNTADIVICGAGIAGISAAYQLAVKHDAKNIVIVDPLPPLTLTSDKSSESYRNWWPGPGDDMVRLMNRSIDIMEGLHREAPSRLAMHRRGYLYATGDPSGVEAMIANAEEITSLGAGDLRVYRNSSDDPKYIPVSEHGLFDAPTGADLFLDRSLIRKQFPYVTENALALVHARRCGWFAAQQFGMYMLEKALERGVKLVKGKVESVDVEGNRIKSVKVAANDGEQVISTRNFVIAAGPLQRSVGKMIGVDLPILCEPHLKMMFNDSYRVVPRDMGLFIWNDPVTLMWSDEERAALAEDEETRWLTKDFPAGVHSRPEGDGNTVLLQWAYHDEALEEPVYPIPLDPQLPEVVLRGMARVIPGLSKYFNQLPKPFIDGGYYARTPENRPLIGPLPMDGAYIIGGFGGFGMQVACGASDLLAKHIIGVELPSYAPAFLFSRYDDPRYQELMKQWGASGQI is encoded by the coding sequence ATGACAAATAGCAACACAGCCGACATCGTCATCTGCGGAGCGGGGATCGCTGGAATTTCAGCGGCTTATCAACTCGCGGTGAAACATGACGCGAAAAACATCGTCATCGTTGATCCGCTGCCGCCGCTGACTCTCACCAGCGACAAATCATCAGAGTCGTATCGCAACTGGTGGCCCGGTCCCGGTGACGACATGGTGCGGCTGATGAACCGCAGTATCGACATTATGGAAGGGTTGCACCGCGAAGCGCCGAGTCGCTTGGCGATGCACAGGCGTGGATATTTATACGCCACTGGCGACCCAAGCGGCGTCGAGGCAATGATCGCCAACGCGGAGGAGATCACCAGTCTCGGCGCGGGCGATCTGCGTGTGTATCGCAACTCCAGCGATGATCCGAAATATATCCCAGTGAGCGAGCATGGCTTGTTCGATGCCCCCACAGGAGCCGACTTGTTTCTCGACCGGTCGTTGATCCGCAAGCAATTCCCGTATGTGACTGAAAATGCGTTGGCGCTCGTCCACGCGCGGAGGTGCGGATGGTTCGCGGCGCAACAGTTCGGCATGTACATGTTGGAAAAAGCGTTGGAGCGGGGCGTCAAACTCGTCAAAGGGAAAGTGGAAAGTGTGGATGTGGAGGGCAATCGAATTAAGTCCGTGAAGGTGGCGGCAAATGATGGCGAGCAGGTTATCTCCACTCGGAATTTTGTCATCGCGGCGGGACCGTTGCAAAGATCGGTTGGCAAAATGATCGGCGTGGACTTGCCCATCCTGTGCGAGCCGCACCTCAAGATGATGTTCAACGATTCGTATCGTGTTGTGCCGCGCGATATGGGCTTGTTCATCTGGAACGACCCGGTCACGTTGATGTGGTCAGACGAGGAACGCGCCGCGCTTGCAGAAGATGAAGAGACGCGCTGGTTGACGAAGGATTTTCCAGCGGGCGTGCACAGCCGACCCGAAGGCGATGGGAACACGGTCTTGTTGCAGTGGGCGTATCACGATGAAGCGTTGGAAGAGCCGGTCTATCCCATTCCGCTCGACCCGCAATTGCCCGAGGTGGTGTTGCGCGGCATGGCGCGGGTGATCCCCGGCTTGTCGAAATATTTCAACCAACTCCCCAAGCCGTTCATCGACGGAGGCTACTACGCCCGCACGCCGGAGAATCGTCCGCTGATCGGACCGTTGCCAATGGATGGCGCGTACATCATCGGCGGCTTCGGCGGGTTCGGGATGCAAGTCGCATGCGGCGCGTCTGATTTGCTGGCGAAACACATCATTGGCGTTGAGTTGCCCAGTTATGCCCCCGCGTTTTTGTTCAGCCGATACGACGACCCGCGTTATCAAGAATTAATGAAACAATGGGGCGCTTCGGGACAGATATAG
- a CDS encoding SDR family oxidoreductase has protein sequence MKLQNKIAVITGGAQGIGAAISARFSEEGAKVVIADLNEEKSKALASQLNASYVLCDVSNAEQVDDLFKKVIVQYGRLDILVNNAALVHHPDSNKNFLELTQAAWTRALEINLTGMFLCSQRAGRIFVKQNPEGKSAGGAIINMSSGGGLRAHRQLMAYDTTKGGIEAATRAMAMDLAPWKIRVNVVVPGNITVDNALGGATGPEAAARTIPFGKAGAPADIASAAVFLASDDAAYITGQRLVVDGGMEAQLRSPAVDAQIDVSGITSRLATAS, from the coding sequence ATGAAACTACAAAACAAAATTGCCGTCATCACCGGCGGGGCGCAGGGAATCGGAGCCGCGATCAGCGCGCGATTTTCAGAAGAAGGCGCGAAGGTCGTCATCGCCGACCTCAACGAAGAAAAATCGAAGGCGCTTGCGAGTCAACTCAACGCGTCATACGTGTTATGCGACGTGTCGAACGCCGAACAGGTGGACGATCTATTCAAGAAAGTGATCGTGCAATACGGCAGGCTGGATATCCTCGTCAACAACGCCGCGCTCGTGCATCATCCCGATTCCAACAAAAATTTTCTCGAGTTGACCCAAGCCGCATGGACTCGCGCGTTGGAGATCAATCTCACCGGCATGTTCCTGTGCAGTCAACGCGCCGGACGGATCTTCGTGAAGCAAAACCCCGAAGGAAAATCGGCGGGCGGCGCGATCATCAACATGAGTTCGGGCGGCGGGTTGCGCGCGCATCGTCAACTCATGGCGTACGACACAACGAAAGGCGGGATCGAAGCCGCCACACGCGCAATGGCAATGGACCTCGCCCCGTGGAAGATTCGCGTCAACGTGGTGGTGCCGGGCAACATCACCGTAGATAACGCCCTCGGCGGCGCGACCGGTCCCGAAGCCGCCGCGCGGACGATTCCCTTCGGTAAAGCGGGAGCGCCAGCCGACATCGCCTCTGCCGCCGTGTTTCTTGCCTCTGATGACGCCGCGTACATCACCGGTCAACGCTTGGTGGTGGATGGCGGCATGGAAGCGCAGTTGAGGTCGCCCGCGGTGGACGCGCAAATTGATGTGTCGGGTATCACAAGCCGCTTAGCAACTGCTTCTTAA
- a CDS encoding glycosyltransferase: MIPTFSTPRIAFVLDTLPSIGGGEKVLFAALEAYPRADIFTLIYNRKVFVNSPIANRKVNTSWLDSLPFAHTHHRYLLPLMPSAIEQINLSGYDTIVSFHYAVANGARTPHGAHHVSYTHTPLRYAWTNININGKHTRRNFLLDRYMRSFRAWDRRAASRVHAMATNSHTVRERIREAYQLEAKVIHPPVEVTRFRPSLKRENYFITVTRLVPHKRVDLLVRAFNQLNLPLVIVGDGPEQPRLKAMANSNIRLLGFQSDEKVAELLGNARAFVCAAEEDFGIAIVEAQAAGCPVIAYGAGGALETVEEGVTGLFFAEQTEASLIETFHRFEKINQTFDAREIKKRAERFNKARFLDEFREFVSGEPKRVFLKGVEKNLSHREHRVHRDF, from the coding sequence ATGATCCCGACTTTTTCTACACCGCGCATCGCCTTTGTTCTTGATACGCTCCCCTCCATCGGCGGCGGGGAGAAGGTGTTGTTTGCCGCGTTGGAGGCGTATCCACGCGCGGATATTTTCACGCTGATCTACAACCGAAAAGTGTTTGTCAATTCGCCGATTGCGAATCGCAAAGTAAATACTTCGTGGCTCGATTCGCTTCCGTTCGCACACACGCATCACCGTTACTTGCTTCCGCTCATGCCTTCCGCGATTGAGCAAATCAATTTGAGCGGCTATGACACCATTGTTTCATTTCACTACGCGGTGGCGAACGGAGCGCGGACTCCTCATGGAGCGCATCACGTTTCGTACACGCACACGCCCTTGCGCTACGCATGGACGAACATCAACATCAACGGAAAACACACGCGCCGCAATTTCCTCCTCGACCGATACATGCGATCCTTCCGCGCGTGGGATAGACGAGCCGCGTCGCGCGTCCATGCGATGGCGACGAATTCGCACACCGTCCGCGAGCGGATTCGGGAGGCGTATCAACTCGAAGCGAAGGTAATCCATCCGCCCGTCGAGGTGACGCGGTTTCGTCCCAGCCTGAAACGCGAAAATTATTTCATCACCGTCACGCGCCTCGTCCCGCACAAGCGAGTCGACTTGCTTGTGCGGGCGTTCAATCAATTGAATCTTCCGCTCGTCATCGTCGGCGATGGACCCGAACAGCCGCGTTTGAAAGCGATGGCAAATTCGAATATTCGATTGCTGGGATTTCAGTCGGATGAAAAAGTTGCCGAATTGCTGGGCAACGCGCGCGCCTTCGTCTGCGCGGCGGAGGAGGATTTCGGCATCGCCATCGTGGAGGCGCAGGCGGCGGGATGTCCCGTCATTGCATATGGCGCGGGCGGCGCGTTGGAAACGGTGGAGGAGGGAGTCACGGGTTTGTTTTTTGCGGAGCAGACCGAAGCGAGTTTGATCGAGACATTCCATCGGTTTGAAAAAATAAATCAAACGTTCGACGCGCGGGAAATAAAAAAACGCGCCGAGCGATTCAACAAGGCGCGTTTTTTGGATGAGTTTCGAGAATTCGTTTCGGGTGAACCAAAGAGAGTGTTTCTTAAAGGCGTGGAAAAAAACCTCAGCCACAGAGAACACCGAGTTCACAGAGATTTTTAA
- a CDS encoding glycosyltransferase family 4 protein: MPRDIVVNGRFLARRVTGNERYGREILRRFKNEHRVEQTRAQGILGHAWEQFILPTKLKRDSILWSPANSGPLAIQNQALTIHDLSPLEHSEWFTRGYSAWYRLFLPRLAKRVRVIFTPSEYVKQKVIRRFGVENVIVTPNGVDTSVFRPETKHGVIDFPKKYVLFVGSLQPRKNLEGLMRAWHQVKDKFADTWLVVAGDSGHVFRSVKFFADERIRFLNYVSEEELSALYVNAELFVLPSFDEGFGLPALEAMACGTPVIVSDGGALPETVGEAGLVFHLEEPDNLAQTMEKCLSDESLRKSLFENGLARAKDFSWQNTADLIWRTLNEL; this comes from the coding sequence ATGCCGCGTGACATCGTGGTCAACGGACGGTTCCTCGCGCGGCGCGTGACGGGAAATGAACGATACGGGCGCGAGATCCTGCGTCGCTTTAAGAATGAACATCGAGTTGAGCAGACTCGCGCGCAAGGAATTTTGGGTCATGCGTGGGAACAGTTCATCCTGCCGACAAAGTTGAAGCGCGATTCGATTTTATGGTCGCCCGCAAATTCGGGACCGCTTGCGATTCAGAATCAAGCATTGACGATCCACGACCTGAGTCCGCTTGAACATTCCGAATGGTTTACGAGAGGTTATTCGGCTTGGTATCGTTTGTTTTTGCCGAGGCTCGCCAAACGAGTCCGCGTTATTTTCACGCCTTCGGAGTATGTAAAGCAAAAGGTAATAAGGCGGTTCGGGGTTGAGAATGTGATCGTCACGCCGAACGGAGTAGATACGTCTGTATTTCGACCCGAAACAAAACATGGTGTAATTGATTTCCCAAAAAAGTATGTTTTGTTCGTCGGTTCGCTTCAACCGCGCAAGAATCTTGAAGGGTTGATGAGGGCATGGCATCAAGTCAAAGATAAGTTTGCGGATACCTGGCTGGTCGTTGCAGGGGATTCGGGACACGTGTTTCGTTCGGTAAAATTCTTTGCGGATGAGCGAATCCGCTTTTTGAATTATGTTTCAGAGGAGGAATTGTCCGCTTTATACGTCAACGCGGAGTTGTTCGTACTCCCATCCTTTGACGAAGGTTTCGGCTTGCCCGCGCTCGAGGCGATGGCGTGCGGGACACCGGTCATTGTTTCGGATGGCGGCGCATTGCCAGAAACAGTCGGCGAGGCGGGACTCGTTTTCCATTTAGAGGAGCCTGATAACCTTGCACAGACAATGGAGAAATGTTTGAGCGACGAGAGTCTACGCAAGTCGCTTTTTGAAAATGGATTGGCGCGAGCGAAAGATTTCTCATGGCAGAATACAGCAGATTTGATCTGGAGAACCTTGAATGAACTCTAA
- a CDS encoding O-antigen ligase family protein, translating to MVLASPYPASHWTKNLARSAFYVTLILAPVRLRMMLQSRPSHAIYSDYTDFLLFLPDIALLVMLIAWGFAKRFDPKPLRFGPPLVWIPLAGLTASALISSASSVDGSLSLYHSVRLCLLFLFYLFIVNEQISIFNVAFAVGLQSMLQTAVAIPQSILQRSVGLQVLGEYLLDPTWSGVSIISDGATRILRAYGLSDHPNILGGCLAFSLLVLLTVYLRGNRKNSLLLGSVFVLISLALLMTFSRSAWLAFAAGSIFIVWFEARARGWGFIKSLALLFVCTIIVLLPFIARNSSYFGARFNAGSSFETVRSERGAVQERIFLIASANHIFSQHPLTGVGVSASPLALREEIPQLPETFNYQPPHFVLLTVGLETGMFGAIFYFLLMILPWVAFSRNVEARKNPHVIGAMGILLAVTIVGFFDYYTWFSTPGRIWQWLAWGLIAVSIESPSPLGRGVRGEGEIKSS from the coding sequence ATGGTCCTCGCATCCCCATACCCCGCGTCACATTGGACAAAGAACCTTGCGCGAAGCGCGTTTTATGTAACGCTCATACTTGCCCCCGTTCGCTTGCGAATGATGTTGCAGTCGCGGCCGAGTCATGCGATCTACAGCGATTACACCGACTTCCTCCTCTTTCTGCCCGATATCGCGTTGCTTGTTATGTTGATCGCCTGGGGATTCGCAAAGCGATTCGATCCCAAGCCGTTGCGATTCGGGCCGCCGCTCGTGTGGATTCCGCTCGCAGGGCTGACCGCCTCTGCCCTGATTTCATCTGCCTCAAGCGTGGACGGCTCTCTCTCCCTTTATCACTCTGTCCGTTTGTGCCTGTTATTTCTCTTTTATCTTTTCATTGTCAACGAACAAATTTCGATTTTCAACGTCGCCTTCGCGGTGGGACTGCAAAGCATGTTGCAAACGGCGGTTGCGATTCCTCAATCTATTCTGCAACGTTCGGTCGGGTTACAAGTTCTCGGCGAATATCTGCTCGATCCAACCTGGTCCGGCGTGTCCATCATTTCGGATGGGGCGACCCGCATCCTCCGCGCCTACGGACTCTCCGATCATCCCAACATTTTGGGCGGGTGCCTCGCCTTCAGCCTCCTCGTCCTGTTGACCGTCTATCTTCGTGGCAACAGAAAAAATTCTCTACTTCTCGGCTCTGTTTTTGTTTTGATAAGCCTCGCGTTGTTGATGACTTTCTCCCGATCCGCGTGGCTGGCTTTCGCGGCGGGATCAATCTTCATCGTCTGGTTTGAAGCGAGGGCGCGCGGATGGGGATTCATCAAATCTCTTGCGTTGCTTTTCGTTTGCACGATAATTGTTTTACTTCCATTCATCGCGCGGAATTCCAGTTACTTCGGCGCGCGCTTCAATGCGGGGAGTTCGTTCGAGACGGTCCGCTCTGAGCGCGGCGCGGTGCAAGAGCGGATATTCCTCATCGCATCCGCCAATCATATTTTTTCCCAACACCCGTTGACCGGAGTCGGCGTGTCCGCTTCGCCGCTCGCGCTTCGAGAGGAAATTCCTCAACTCCCCGAAACCTTCAATTACCAGCCGCCTCATTTTGTCTTGCTGACCGTCGGCTTGGAGACCGGCATGTTCGGCGCGATCTTCTACTTCCTGTTGATGATTCTTCCCTGGGTCGCATTTTCACGGAACGTGGAGGCGCGCAAAAATCCGCACGTGATCGGCGCGATGGGAATACTCCTCGCCGTCACCATCGTCGGCTTCTTCGATTACTACACATGGTTTTCCACCCCCGGCCGAATCTGGCAATGGCTCGCCTGGGGATTGATTGCGGTATCCATAGAGTCCCCCTCTCCCTTAGGGAGAGGGGTTAGGGGTGAGGGTGAAATCAAATCATCATGA
- a CDS encoding glycosyltransferase, protein MTSLDTLFIPVTVIYFLVVTTLFIYGLNFLYLSYHAWKKRDALASKPLPLNTESVPFVTIQLPIYNELYVAERLIESAAALDYPRSRFEIQVLDDSTDETVSLVARTVDRIKAQGINIHHLHRTERVGFKAGALADGLQTAQGEFIAIFDADFVPKPDFLKKILPYFDEDNIAFVQARWGHLNGGYSLLTFLQSLSLDAHFAVEQLARSQLGLWFNFNGTAGVWRKTAIIDSGGWKAETLTEDLDLSYRAYLRGWRARYAGEVEVPSELPVSFTAFRRQQHRWAHGGFDCAIRYIPVIWKSDATLARKIQASLHLTGYLIHLLLFMCVFLYPLVVAISERYPGLISLFGIAVVFNFTALAPIALVAVAQKSLHKRWFAILPYIVTLAALGAGLMLNTLRAALQVWAGRRGAFERTPKYGITARAQKWESRRYYVNVDRLVVFEILLALFNLGTVWLAWQNSNWLIALYAAIFAAGLFFNSGLTILQAIQRRFPPRLLTDSP, encoded by the coding sequence ATGACCTCCCTCGATACCCTCTTCATCCCCGTCACCGTGATTTACTTCCTCGTCGTCACCACCCTGTTCATCTACGGCTTGAACTTTTTATATCTTTCTTATCACGCGTGGAAGAAACGCGACGCGCTCGCCTCCAAACCTTTGCCGCTAAACACAGAGTCAGTGCCGTTCGTCACGATTCAATTGCCGATCTACAACGAGTTGTACGTCGCCGAGCGGTTGATCGAATCCGCCGCCGCGCTCGACTATCCGCGCAGCCGATTCGAAATCCAGGTGTTGGATGATTCCACAGACGAGACAGTTTCACTCGTCGCGCGAACCGTGGATCGAATCAAAGCGCAAGGGATAAACATCCACCATCTGCATCGAACAGAACGTGTCGGATTCAAAGCAGGCGCGTTGGCTGACGGGTTGCAAACCGCGCAGGGAGAATTCATCGCCATCTTCGACGCGGACTTTGTTCCCAAGCCTGATTTTCTCAAAAAGATTCTTCCATACTTCGATGAAGATAACATCGCGTTCGTGCAAGCGCGGTGGGGACATTTGAATGGCGGTTATTCTCTGTTGACTTTTTTGCAATCGCTTTCGCTTGACGCGCATTTTGCGGTGGAGCAACTTGCGCGTTCGCAACTCGGTTTGTGGTTTAACTTCAACGGCACGGCGGGCGTGTGGCGCAAAACGGCGATCATTGACTCGGGCGGATGGAAAGCCGAGACTCTCACCGAAGACCTCGATCTTTCGTATCGCGCGTACTTGCGCGGATGGCGCGCGCGCTATGCGGGCGAGGTCGAAGTGCCGTCTGAATTGCCCGTGAGTTTCACCGCGTTTCGCCGCCAGCAACATCGTTGGGCGCACGGCGGATTCGATTGCGCGATTCGTTATATCCCCGTCATTTGGAAATCGGATGCAACCCTCGCGCGAAAGATTCAAGCGAGCCTGCATCTCACGGGCTATTTGATTCATTTGTTGTTGTTCATGTGCGTGTTTTTATATCCGCTCGTCGTTGCGATTTCAGAAAGATATCCGGGCTTGATCAGTTTGTTCGGCATCGCCGTCGTTTTCAACTTCACCGCGCTCGCGCCGATCGCGTTGGTGGCGGTCGCGCAAAAGTCGCTTCACAAACGTTGGTTCGCAATTCTGCCTTACATCGTCACGCTTGCCGCGCTCGGCGCGGGGCTGATGCTCAACACATTGCGAGCCGCACTGCAAGTGTGGGCGGGTCGCCGCGGCGCGTTCGAGCGGACGCCGAAATACGGCATCACCGCGCGCGCGCAAAAATGGGAATCTCGTCGCTACTACGTCAACGTAGATCGGCTTGTCGTTTTTGAAATCCTCCTCGCCCTGTTTAATCTTGGCACGGTCTGGCTCGCGTGGCAAAATTCCAACTGGCTGATCGCGTTGTACGCGGCGATCTTCGCGGCTGGACTCTTCTTCAACTCCGGTCTGACGATCCTTCAAGCGATTCAAAGACGCTTCCCTCCGCGACTTCTAACTGATTCACCCTAG
- a CDS encoding radical SAM protein, whose amino-acid sequence MTQILLGQSYYLRFDPKLWEAMQPYPPLGTLYAASWLRQHGYDIALFDAMLADSEEEWAKSLDEHKPRYAIIYEDNFNYLSKMCLLRMREAAFNMIHMAKSRGCVVILCGADATDHFKDYLEHGADYCILGEGEETLLELLNQLEGAALSLSKGKRDAGLESILGLAYESPVSNLQSPFPQFSNSPILSNPRRPDITNLDSLPFPAWDLVDIEKYRSLWLQHHGYFSMNMVTTRGCPYHCNWCAKPIWGQRYNSRSPENVVAEMKWIKETFAPDHIWFADDILGLKPRWIEKFAALLNEADAVIPFKCLQRADLINEKTAPALAKAGCKTAWLGAESGSQKILDAMDKGDTVEDIYNAARLLKANGIEVGFFLQFGYPGETWDDVRKTLKMVRDCVPDDIGISVSYPLPGTKFFERVKLELGEKQNWVDSEDLEMLYRGPFPTEFYRVLHGRVHYEFRARKAFRQRSLRGLANVPRNIFGLVRSEWQLRRFV is encoded by the coding sequence ATGACCCAAATCCTCCTCGGTCAATCCTACTACCTGCGTTTCGACCCCAAACTATGGGAAGCCATGCAACCCTATCCGCCACTAGGGACGTTGTACGCCGCGAGTTGGCTCCGTCAGCACGGATACGATATCGCGTTGTTCGATGCCATGCTGGCAGACTCGGAAGAGGAGTGGGCAAAGTCACTGGATGAACATAAGCCGCGCTACGCCATCATCTACGAAGATAATTTCAACTATCTTTCCAAGATGTGTTTGCTCAGAATGCGCGAAGCCGCGTTCAACATGATCCACATGGCAAAATCGCGCGGATGCGTCGTCATCCTCTGCGGCGCCGACGCGACCGATCATTTCAAAGACTACCTCGAACACGGCGCAGACTACTGCATCCTCGGCGAAGGGGAGGAGACCCTGCTTGAGTTGCTGAATCAGCTTGAAGGCGCCGCCCTGAGCTTGTCGAAGGGGAAGAGAGATGCGGGGCTTGAATCCATTCTCGGTCTTGCGTACGAATCTCCAGTCTCCAATCTCCAGTCTCCATTTCCCCAATTCTCCAATTCTCCAATCCTCTCCAATCCCCGCCGTCCCGACATCACCAACCTCGACTCGTTACCCTTCCCCGCCTGGGATTTGGTGGACATCGAAAAATATCGAAGCCTCTGGTTGCAACATCACGGATATTTTTCAATGAACATGGTCACCACGCGCGGCTGTCCGTATCACTGTAACTGGTGCGCCAAACCGATCTGGGGACAGCGTTACAACTCGCGCTCGCCTGAAAATGTGGTTGCCGAGATGAAATGGATCAAGGAAACTTTCGCGCCCGATCACATCTGGTTCGCGGATGATATTTTGGGATTGAAGCCGAGGTGGATCGAAAAGTTTGCCGCGCTGTTGAACGAAGCCGACGCGGTGATTCCCTTCAAATGTTTGCAACGCGCAGACTTGATCAATGAAAAAACCGCGCCCGCGCTGGCGAAGGCGGGATGCAAAACCGCATGGCTCGGCGCGGAGTCGGGTTCGCAAAAAATTCTCGACGCGATGGACAAAGGCGACACCGTGGAAGATATTTACAACGCCGCGCGGTTGTTGAAAGCCAACGGCATCGAAGTGGGATTCTTCTTGCAGTTCGGCTACCCCGGCGAAACATGGGACGATGTGCGGAAAACATTGAAGATGGTGCGCGACTGCGTGCCCGATGACATCGGTATTTCGGTCTCATACCCGTTGCCCGGCACAAAATTTTTCGAGCGGGTGAAATTGGAATTGGGCGAAAAACAAAACTGGGTCGACTCGGAAGACTTGGAGATGCTCTATCGCGGTCCGTTCCCAACGGAGTTTTACCGCGTGTTGCATGGACGAGTCCATTATGAGTTCCGCGCGAGGAAAGCGTTCAGACAGAGATCGTTGAGAGGGCTGGCGAATGTGCCGAGAAATATTTTTGGATTAGTGCGAAGCGAATGGCAGTTGAGGAGATTTGTTTGA